Proteins encoded by one window of Arachis ipaensis cultivar K30076 chromosome B04, Araip1.1, whole genome shotgun sequence:
- the LOC107637769 gene encoding leucine-rich repeat extensin-like protein 5 yields the protein MSSTILFFLPITITLLISFPTTTRTDDPCPYPCYPPPTAPGGGTGTTTPTTPTAPPAPPQSGTSYGYPPPSGGNNNNNYPYNPTPPYGGGDGGDSSGGYGGATPPPPDPILPYFPFYYRKPPHKPEDSSSSSLATMQKWTVMIIVAISSTTSFLYLL from the coding sequence ATGTCCTCCACCATTCTCTTCTTTCTCCCAATAACCATAACACTCCTCATCAGTTTTCCGACCACCACAAGAACCGACGATCCTTGTCCCTATCCATGTTACCCTCCACCCACCGCTCCTGGCGGCGGCACCGGCACTACTACTCCTACAACCCCTACAGCACCGCCGGCACCACCGCAATCCGGTACCAGTTACGGATATCCACCACCTTCTGgcgggaataataataataattacccTTATAACCCTACACCACCTTATGGTGGCGGAGATGGCGGCGACAGCAGCGGCGGTTATGGTGGCGCTACTCCACCACCACCGGACCCTATTCTACCTTACTTTCCATTCTACTATAGAAAGCCACCTCACAAGCCAgaagactcttcttcttcttcattggcTACTATGCAAAAATGGACAGTGATGATCATTGTTGCAATTTCTTCTACTACTAGTTTTCTTTATTTGCTATaa